From one bacterium genomic stretch:
- a CDS encoding phage tail protein, with the protein ARHKININKSVDEYAGALGVDPSMVNSNDEAQAMADAEAQAQAQAQAMAQAEQSANVAKTASETSTAGDSVLNAAMQQAGAQ; encoded by the coding sequence GCACGTCACAAGATCAATATTAACAAGTCCGTGGATGAGTACGCAGGAGCACTGGGTGTGGATCCATCCATGGTGAACAGCAATGATGAAGCGCAGGCGATGGCCGACGCGGAAGCACAAGCTCAGGCACAAGCCCAAGCGATGGCACAAGCAGAGCAGAGTGCGAACGTTGCGAAGACTGCGTCCGAGACAAGCACGGCTGGTGACAGCGTCCTCAATGCCGCGATGCAGCAAGCAGGTGCGCAGTAG